One segment of Pseudobythopirellula maris DNA contains the following:
- a CDS encoding S1 family peptidase: MLLCLALMGSNARSQCVGGWCPVAPRPSRPPVENATPAPANVVRIVHETGEGRSLGSGALVAHQGGAGYVLTCAHLFDDGPGRTSVESAAIGRLAAVVVARDRAHDLALLRTSETRATPFVVNHGSQGGVLTACGYGPTGRYACVRGPVVGQATPAGAGYPSLLLRGAVRQGDSGGPVLDAAGRLVGVVWGERSGATYFTTGEPIKRLMQRVLGAEEEKRAVVAKPSTAPTPLTACECGPKWASLDRSLEELRRSVAAGKTSHKHFVTSEELNTRLEALHQQTVGSVQGRQCEIESRLEAILHDGQAAPPSRWDHAKGAAEGLGRAAASRWLYTGLGVSGPVGVGLVVGAWLLKRRGGREAVAEGGFRP; encoded by the coding sequence ATGCTTCTCTGCCTCGCGCTGATGGGCTCCAACGCCCGATCGCAGTGCGTTGGTGGCTGGTGTCCCGTGGCGCCACGACCGTCGAGGCCGCCGGTCGAGAACGCCACTCCGGCGCCGGCGAACGTTGTGCGGATCGTCCACGAGACAGGTGAAGGCCGTTCGCTCGGCAGCGGCGCCCTGGTGGCCCACCAAGGCGGTGCGGGCTACGTGCTGACCTGCGCCCACCTGTTCGACGACGGCCCGGGGCGGACGAGCGTCGAGTCGGCCGCCATCGGACGCTTGGCCGCGGTCGTCGTGGCCCGGGACCGGGCGCACGACCTCGCGCTGCTGCGGACAAGCGAGACGAGGGCCACGCCGTTCGTTGTGAACCATGGCTCGCAAGGAGGCGTGCTCACCGCCTGCGGATACGGTCCCACGGGGCGATACGCCTGTGTGCGGGGCCCGGTCGTCGGCCAAGCGACCCCCGCCGGCGCCGGCTACCCGAGCCTGCTGCTCCGCGGCGCTGTGCGGCAGGGCGACAGCGGCGGCCCGGTGCTCGACGCCGCGGGGCGGCTGGTCGGCGTCGTCTGGGGCGAGCGTAGCGGCGCCACGTACTTCACCACCGGCGAGCCGATCAAACGGTTGATGCAGCGGGTGCTTGGCGCCGAGGAGGAAAAACGGGCGGTTGTAGCCAAGCCGAGCACCGCCCCGACGCCGCTAACCGCGTGCGAGTGTGGCCCGAAGTGGGCGAGCCTCGACCGGAGCTTGGAAGAACTCCGCCGCTCGGTAGCGGCCGGTAAGACCTCTCACAAACACTTTGTCACGAGCGAAGAACTCAACACGCGGCTCGAGGCACTCCATCAGCAAACCGTCGGATCGGTCCAAGGCCGCCAGTGTGAGATCGAAAGTCGGCTGGAAGCGATCCTGCACGACGGGCAAGCCGCCCCGCCCAGCCGGTGGGACCACGCGAAGGGCGCCGCCGAAGGCCTTGGCCGCGCGGCCGCCAGCCGCTGGCTCTACACGGGCCTCGGCGTGAGCGGGCCCGTCGGCGTGGGGCTGGTCGTGGGGGCATGGCTCTTGAAGCGGCGCGGCGGTCGGGAGGCCGTCGCCGAGGGAGGCTTTCGCCCATGA